A segment of the Verrucomicrobiia bacterium genome:
AATGCCATTTGGCGAGTTCGGCCAGCGGCGGCGTCTGCGTAATGTAAACCACGGCGAGATTCATGTGCGCTTGCGCGAAGTCAGGATCGAATTGGATGGCCTTGCGAAAGGCGGTCTCAGCCGGCCCGCGCATGCCCTTTTCCGAAAGGGTGAGGCCAAGAAAATTTTGCACTTTGGCGTTCTGCGGATTGATCTGCGCGGCCTGGCTCAACGCGGCGAAAGCATCATCGTATTTTCCTTCGCGGAATTTTATCTGGCCCAGGACAAAAAGATTGTAGTCGTCATTGGCATCCACGGCGAGGGCCGCATTGATGTGCTGCTCGGCAAGATCGAGTTTGTTCAATTCCATTTCGATAGACGCCAAGTCGGCGAGCACGACGATATTTTTTTCATCCAGCTTGAGCACCTCGAGGTATTTGTCTTCAGCTTTGTCGAGTTGATGATCCATGAAATAATGACGCGCGTCGTCCAGCGTCCGCGCCGCGCCCGCGGGTAATTCATGCGCGGCTTTGCGGCTGTGGCCGCGGGCGGAGGCGGACGCCACGAGCGTGGCCGGCGCCTGCCCCATGAGCGCAAGTTCTTTGGACGAATAAGGCATCGGGCTCGCTTCCAGTGTGGACACGCTCGATTGCAACATCGCGATTTGGCGGGCCATGTCATCAATGCGCTCCGCCATCGCTTTGCCTTTTTTCTTGCCGTGAAGATCCTTGGTGACGGCATCCACGGTTTTTTGCAGGGCGTCGCGTTGTGCTTCCAACTGCGCGATTTTCCCGGCGCTGAAACTATCGAGTGCAGGCGCAGGCGCGGAGGAAACGGATGCGGAGGCAGGAGTGGAAGGCGAAGTGGCCATTAATTTTTTCACCTGGTCTTCGAGCGCCATTTTTTGCAGGCGCAACATTTCCTTGTCTGATTGCAACGTGGCGATCTGCGCCTGCGATTCTTTTAACTGCCGGCTCGTTTCATCGGCAGAGGAACCTGTTGAAGGTTTACTCTCAAGCTGAGCCAGTTGCTTTTTGAGAATTTCATTTTCCGCGCGCAATGCCGAAGCGTTGGCATCCGGAGAAATATTTTTTTTCACTTGCGCCTGCAACGCTTC
Coding sequences within it:
- a CDS encoding tetratricopeptide repeat protein → MKRLFTLLLLSLLLLAPAARADGPDERYVTIYNVIQEGDAFNDKKETANAMAKYAEAQTELKKFATNYPDWNIKVVKYRLKYLAQKISDLSSQPQTPAVTNAPSAIMTNTPSGETTNAPASTPPAANPAPEAPAAEPAKPTPPPGPSAEDKIHDLQEQIRGVEADKALLQAKLKEALAAQPATVDPQDLTRAQERIKELEKKNDLLQATLDQAKTNVTVAPAVDETTKASLAEATRKVSELNEENAKLAMANEALQAQVKKNISPDANASALRAENEILKKQLAQLESKPSTGSSADETSRQLKESQAQIATLQSDKEMLRLQKMALEDQVKKLMATSPSTPASASVSSAPAPALDSFSAGKIAQLEAQRDALQKTVDAVTKDLHGKKKGKAMAERIDDMARQIAMLQSSVSTLEASPMPYSSKELALMGQAPATLVASASARGHSRKAAHELPAGAARTLDDARHYFMDHQLDKAEDKYLEVLKLDEKNIVVLADLASIEMELNKLDLAEQHINAALAVDANDDYNLFVLGQIKFREGKYDDAFAALSQAAQINPQNAKVQNFLGLTLSEKGMRGPAETAFRKAIQFDPDFAQAHMNLAVVYITQTPPLAELAKWHYQKAISAGAPPKPDLEKLINGGKTAEPAH